In the Candidatus Mycosynbacter amalyticus genome, one interval contains:
- the tsaB gene encoding tRNA (adenosine(37)-N6)-threonylcarbamoyltransferase complex dimerization subunit type 1 TsaB: MILLLDTSTPECKLTLVDGEARYEYAWQADRELARGLLEFLVAKLAEHEQTLAGLDGIGVLCGPGSFTGLRIGITTLNTVADSEHIPIVGTLGEQWRDDALARLAAGENDQIVLPEYGREARITAPRK; encoded by the coding sequence ATGATTTTGCTCCTCGATACATCGACGCCGGAGTGTAAACTGACACTTGTCGACGGCGAAGCGCGATATGAATATGCCTGGCAGGCTGATCGTGAGCTGGCACGTGGGCTGCTCGAGTTTCTCGTTGCCAAGCTTGCCGAACACGAGCAAACGCTGGCAGGCCTAGACGGTATCGGCGTGCTCTGTGGCCCAGGAAGCTTCACTGGCCTGCGTATCGGCATCACCACCCTCAACACTGTCGCCGACAGTGAGCACATTCCTATCGTGGGCACACTGGGTGAGCAATGGCGAGACGACGCATTGGCCCGGCTTGCTGCCGGCGAAAACGACCAGATTGTGCTGCCAGAATACGGCCGTGAGGCGCGTATCACTGCCCCGCGCAAATAA